Proteins from a single region of Xenopus laevis strain J_2021 chromosome 9_10S, Xenopus_laevis_v10.1, whole genome shotgun sequence:
- the ras-dva1.S gene encoding GTP-binding protein Di-Ras1 translates to MSVSSSDTVRLVFFGAAGVGKTALIQRFLNDSFEERYRRTVEEMHCLNPEPGELQLRIQILDTSGSYSFPAMRKLSIQQGDAFALVFSLSEPDSFQQVERLRSEIIQVKGDAEVPIVVVANQMDLFPGLEAGQMVDLRAAATAELEWDCGYVETSAKVDYRVWDVFQELMRRVNSPAWLSPALERRRASAQPESNTNQHRRKPQSCTLS, encoded by the coding sequence ATGTCTGTGTCCTCTAGTGACACTGTGCGCCTGGTGTTCTTTGGAGCTGCCGGGGTCGGCAAGACTGCCCTCATCCAGCGATTCCTCAACGACAGTTTCGAGGAGCGCTACCGGCGCACAGTAGAGGAGATGCACTGCCTGAACCCCGAGCCCGGGGAGCTCCAGTTGCGCATCCAGATCCTGGACACCAGCGGCAGCTACTCCTTCCCGGCCATGCGCAAACTCAGCATCCAGCAAGGGGACGCCTTTGCCCTGGTCTTCTCTCTGTCCGAGCCGGACTCCTTCCAGCAGGTGGAGAGGCTGAGGAGCGAGATCATCCAGGTGAAAGGAGACGCCGAGGTGCCCATAGTGGTAGTGGCCAACCAGATGGACTTGTTCCCCGGGTTGGAGGCTGGACAGATGGTGGATCTCAGGGCTGCTGCCACCGCAGAGTTGGAATGGGACTGTGGATACGTGGAGACCTCGGCTAAGGTCGACTACAGAGTGTGGGACGTGTTCCAGGAGCTGATGCGAAGGGTGAACTCTCCTGCCTGGCTGAGCCCAGCCCTAGAGAGGCGCAGAGCCAGCGCACAGCCAGAGTCCAACACAAACCAACACCGCAGGAAACCCCAGAGTTGCACTTTATCCTAA